The bacterium DNA window ACACATCTCGCCGATCTCGTCGAGGAAGATCGTGCCGCCGCTCGCGAGCTCGAACTTGCCCTGCTTGCGGCCATTGGCGCCGGTGAAGGCCCCCTTCTCGTAGCCGAAGAGCTCGCTCTCGAGCAGATCCGTCGGAAGCGCGGCGCAGTTCACCTTGACGAAGGGACCCGTCGCGCGGGTCGAGACCGCGTGGACCTCCCGCGCGACGACTTCCTTGCCGGCGCCACTCTCGCCCTGGATCAGGACCGTCACGTCGGTGTCGCCGATCTGTTCGATCACGGCGCGGATCTCGCGCATGGCGGGACTGACCCAGATCCGTTGCCCGACGTCGGCGCCCTCTCGAGTCGCGTCACGACGAGGCACGCTATGGAGGCCGAGCCGATCGAGCGCGGCATCGAGCTCGGCCTCTTCGAAGGGCTTGGTCAGGTAATCCGCGGCGCCGAGCTGCATCGCCTGCACGATCGTGCCCGCCTTCCCGACGACCGACACCATCAGGACCGGCACGTCGGGCCAGGTCTCCCGGATCCGCGCGAGCGCGGCGAGCCCGTCGGTCCCGGGCATCATCACGTCGAGGAGCACGAGATCCGGGTCCGCGCCGTTCTCGAGCAGCGCGAGCGCGCGCGCGCCGTCGTCGCACGTGTCCACGTCGAACCCGCGGGTCTCGAAGAGCGTCGCCAGATAGGCGCGCATGCCCTCCGCGTCGTCGACGATCAGCGCGCGCAGGCGGCGCGGTGCTTCCTCGTCCGTATTCCCGCGATCGGGTCGGGCGCTCATCGGGTCTCTCCTTCCGGTCGCGCCTCGGAGGCGTCGGAGGCATCGGAGGCATCGGAGGCATCGGAGGCGTAGCTCCGGGAATCGGGGGAAGCGGACGCGCAGGGCAGTCCGAAGACGAAGCGCGCTCCGCCGAGCGCGCCTTCCTCGACGTGGATCTGGCCGCGGTGGGCCTCGATGATCCGGCGGCAGAGGGCGAGTCCGATGCCGAGGCCACGGACCTCGCCGGCGAGGGCGCCGCGGACGTAGGGCGCGAAGAGACGTCCGCGATCTTCGGGCGGGATCCCGGGCCCGTCGTCCTCGACCGACACCCAGGTGAGGCCGCTGCCGTCGGTGGGCGTCTCGGTCGCGACCCGGATCACGCCGGCGGAGCGGCCGTAGCGGATCGCGTTGGTCAACAGATTCGTCATCACCTGCTCGATGCGCCGCGCATCGAGGGGGAGCACGGGATCCGGGGCATGCAGGCGCATCTCGACCTTGATGCCCCGCTCCTCGAGCATCGGCACCAGGGCCTCGAGGGGCGCCTCGATCACCTCGTGGAGATCCGTGGGCGCGACCTCGATCGCGAAGGGCGTCGCCGGATCGGTTCGCGCTTCGAGCAGGTCGCCCACGAAGTCGTCGAGGCGTCGGCAGGCCTTCAGGCTCTCGGCGACGAAGCGGCGCTGCTCGTCGTTGAGTGCGCCATGCCCCTCGTTCTGCAGCAACCGACCGAACCCCGAGATCACCGTGATCGGCGTCCGGAACTCGTGGCTCACGAGATGGATCAACTCCGTTCGCGCTCGCGCCTGGTCGTCGAGCCGCGCCTCGAGCGCCGCGATCCTGTCGCGGGCCTCCTCGAGGGAGGTGATGTCCGAGGCACGGGGCATCCGGGGGCGTCCATTCGGGCAGCGCCCCGCAGTCGGCGCGACCGGGGGGCAGTGGTAGAGTCCGCGCGTCCGGACGAGCCCGGACCACGCGTGCGCTCGTGGATTCATCGGCCCCCTGGAAAGCCCCCTTGATGGGATTTCCCTTCATCCAGGCCAGCCCGCCCCGCACGCCTACGCAGCCCGACCGCACGCGACCGGCAACGCTGGCGCGGCGACGAACGAGGAGCCCAGCGGACCGGTGGCCGCCCGAAAGAGCAAGGGGAAAGCAGCGAAGACGCAGGCCGGCGGGCCCGAGGGCGCCCTCGATGAGGCCCGCGCGCGAATCGCGGAGCTCTCCGAGGCCCTCCGACGTCACGATGCCCTCTACTACCAGGAGGACGCGCCGGAGGTCAGTGACGCCGAATACGACGCCCTCCAGCGCGAGCTCCTCGCCCTCGAAGCCGATCACCCGGAGCTCGTCCTCCCCGACTCGCCGACGCAGGTCGTGGGCGCCGTGCCCGCCGACGGCTTCGAGACCGCGCCCCATCGCTCGCCGATGCTCTCCCTCGACAACGCGATGGACGCGGACGAGATGCGCGCCTTCGACGCGCGGATCCGCCGCATGCTCGCTTCGGAGACCGGGCAGGAAGAGGACGCGATCGGCGCGTTCGACTTCATGGCCGAGCCCAAGCTCGACGGCTCGGGGATCGAGCTGATCTACGAAAAGGGCCGCTTCGTCCAGGGTCTCACCCGGGGCGACGGACAGACCGGCGAGGACGTGACGACGAACCTGCGCCACGTCCCCTCGATCCCCGAGACCCTGGCGACCGACGACCCACCGGAGATCGCGAGCGTCCGCGGCGAGATCGTCCTCCCCCTCGCGGCCTTCGAGACGCTGAACACGGGCCGCATCGAGCGCGAGCTGCGCCCCTTCGAGAACCCCCGCAACGCCGCCGCCGGCAGCCTCCGGCAGATCCACGACATCGACTACGCGCGCCTCCGCAGCCTCGAGTTCCGCGGCTACGCCCTGGCGGAAGGTCGCCCGGAGGCGTTCGAACGCCAGAGCGAGACCCTCGACCTGCTCGCCGCCTGGGGCTTCGTGATCAGCCCGGAGATCGAAGTCTGCACCGGAGTCGACGCCGCGATCGCCTACCACGAGGCACTGCTCTCGAAGCGCGGCGACCTGCCCGTCGAGATCGACGGCACCGTCTTCAAGGTCGACCGACTCGATCAGCAGGAAGCGCTCGGGACCCTCGCTCGCGCCCCGCGCTGGGCCATCGCCTTCAAATTCCCACCGGAGCAGGCGGAGACCCTCCTCGAGGCGATCGAGTTCCAGGTCGGCCGGACCGGCGCCCTCACCCCGGTCGCCCGACTCGCGCCGGTCCGCGTCGGCGGCGTCACCGTCTCGAACGCCTCGCTCCACAATCAGGACGAGATCGAGCGGAAGGACATCCGGGTCGGCGACCGGATCGTGATCCAGCGCGCGGGGGACGTGATCCCGCAGATCGTGCGCGTGCGCCTCGATCGGCGCCACGAGGCCTGGGCCGAAGGGCGGACCCTCGTGCGCTGCTCCCTGCCGGACACCTGCCCGATCTGCGCGTCGGAGACGGTCCGGCTCGAGGGCGAGGCGGTGACCCGCTGCGCGAACCTCGACTGTCCGGCCCAGCTGAAGAACAACCTGCGCCACCTCGCGAGCCGAAGCGCCCTCGACGTCGATGGTCTGGGCGAGAAGCTCGTCGACCAGCTCGTCGAAGCGGGCCTCGTAGAGCGCCTCTCCGACGTGTTCGCCCTGGAAGAGGAGGCCGTGACCGGCCTCGAGCGGATGGGCGCCAAGTCCGCCGCGAATCTGATCAGCGCGATCGAACGCGCGCGGACCACGACCCTGCCGCGACTCCTGATCGCACTCGGGATCCGCCACGTCGGCGAGACCGTGGCCGAGCTCCTGGCGGAGGAGTTCGGGACCCTCGATGGACTGCTCGACGCGAGCGCCGAGCAGATCGCGGCGATCGAAGGCGTCGGCCCGACGATCGCCGAGAGCGTGAGCCGCTTCGTCGGCGACCCCGGCAACCGCGCCGAGCTCGCACGTTTCCTCGAGCTCGGCCTCGCGATCGAAGC harbors:
- a CDS encoding sigma-54 dependent transcriptional regulator gives rise to the protein MSARPDRGNTDEEAPRRLRALIVDDAEGMRAYLATLFETRGFDVDTCDDGARALALLENGADPDLVLLDVMMPGTDGLAALARIRETWPDVPVLMVSVVGKAGTIVQAMQLGAADYLTKPFEEAELDAALDRLGLHSVPRRDATREGADVGQRIWVSPAMREIRAVIEQIGDTDVTVLIQGESGAGKEVVAREVHAVSTRATGPFVKVNCAALPTDLLESELFGYEKGAFTGANGRKQGKFELASGGTIFLDEIGEMCPSLQAKLLQVLQDQEFTRLGGNREVRVDVRVVCATNRSLVDMVARGEFREDLYFRLNVVAIDIPPLRERRDEVPLLVETFLSRYAALYERPRAGLSQRLIEAFNAYDFPGNVRELENMIKRVVVLENEESILRELSRSRADRSGRRAELDAMLEEIEETAGELPLKEVGRRFAQEVEREAIEQMLQQTGWNRKRAASRLGISYKTLLQKIRDCEVDVRG
- the ligA gene encoding NAD-dependent DNA ligase LigA; protein product: MAARKSKGKAAKTQAGGPEGALDEARARIAELSEALRRHDALYYQEDAPEVSDAEYDALQRELLALEADHPELVLPDSPTQVVGAVPADGFETAPHRSPMLSLDNAMDADEMRAFDARIRRMLASETGQEEDAIGAFDFMAEPKLDGSGIELIYEKGRFVQGLTRGDGQTGEDVTTNLRHVPSIPETLATDDPPEIASVRGEIVLPLAAFETLNTGRIERELRPFENPRNAAAGSLRQIHDIDYARLRSLEFRGYALAEGRPEAFERQSETLDLLAAWGFVISPEIEVCTGVDAAIAYHEALLSKRGDLPVEIDGTVFKVDRLDQQEALGTLARAPRWAIAFKFPPEQAETLLEAIEFQVGRTGALTPVARLAPVRVGGVTVSNASLHNQDEIERKDIRVGDRIVIQRAGDVIPQIVRVRLDRRHEAWAEGRTLVRCSLPDTCPICASETVRLEGEAVTRCANLDCPAQLKNNLRHLASRSALDVDGLGEKLVDQLVEAGLVERLSDVFALEEEAVTGLERMGAKSAANLISAIERARTTTLPRLLIALGIRHVGETVAELLAEEFGTLDGLLDASAEQIAAIEGVGPTIAESVSRFVGDPGNRAELARFLELGLAIEAPPARPTGDDAAAQTLEGLVFVLTGTLSKPRGHFKERIEAAGGKVTGSVSKKTNYLVAGEAAGSKLKKATDLGVEVLDEAGIEALLAGS
- a CDS encoding HAMP domain-containing histidine kinase, translating into MPRASDITSLEEARDRIAALEARLDDQARARTELIHLVSHEFRTPITVISGFGRLLQNEGHGALNDEQRRFVAESLKACRRLDDFVGDLLEARTDPATPFAIEVAPTDLHEVIEAPLEALVPMLEERGIKVEMRLHAPDPVLPLDARRIEQVMTNLLTNAIRYGRSAGVIRVATETPTDGSGLTWVSVEDDGPGIPPEDRGRLFAPYVRGALAGEVRGLGIGLALCRRIIEAHRGQIHVEEGALGGARFVFGLPCASASPDSRSYASDASDASDASDASEARPEGETR